A section of the Procambarus clarkii isolate CNS0578487 chromosome 38, FALCON_Pclarkii_2.0, whole genome shotgun sequence genome encodes:
- the LOC123771980 gene encoding uncharacterized protein isoform X1, which yields MLLLLFLKVMAVVLVSATKATMMVNADTVDWSPRASVRQTQPIPPPARPTLHDTFHKMDKMSLNQLVIFSDIIKPYSCCCIKPGDVCQIEIPKVPFYKILNVTCGHLDIYCCMKCKEDPDQENSPINRYQNMTTAEELKSFLDTMTDILRHQENKILVGNTTANGKDLQEEGSHCLCDHSSQHAKKDVTVNEEKEEISIITGHVITKRTHNFEDGIILAIKGVVHRLLAVSARQQMITTLDDKRTNTFPSKNESKISDSSKNEIQEFDTKTEIGNGLYSHIQTSQLNGVNDTTHAIFNIDDLAVPYDDLGWFSKVVENGMNLSFSAAIIIVVMFMASQVLVGAFYIINEICFVCKLLGYANVASIS from the exons ATGCTGCTGCTTCTATTCTTGAAAG TAATGGCTGTGGTGTTAGTGAGTGCCACGAAAGCCACAATGATGGTAAATGCAGACACAGTTGACTGGAGCCCCAGAGCGTCAGTAAGGCAGActcaaccaataccaccaccagcaaggCCAACACTGCACGACACATTTCACAA GATGGACAAAATGTCGTTGAATCAGCTGGTAATTTTTTCTGATATCATAAAGCCTTATTCCTGCTGCTGTATTAAACCAGGAGATGTGTGCCAGATAGAGATTCCAAAAGTTCCATTCTACAAG ATTCTAAATGTAACCTGCGGTCACCTGGATATCTACTGCTGCATGAAATGCAAGGAAGACCCAGACCAGGAAAATTCACCCATCAATAGGTACCAGAACATGACCACTGCAGAAGAACTTAAAAGTTTCTTAGACACCATGACTGATATTTTGAGGCATCAGGAAAACAAGATATTGGTGGGAAATACTACTGCAAATGGCAAAGATTTACAAGAG GAAGGGTCTCATTGCCTGTGTGATCACAGTTCTCAACATGCTAAAAAAGATGTCACAGTTAATGAAGAAAAAGAAGAGATTAGTATAATAACTGGTCATGTTATCACAAAGCGAACTCACAACTTCGAAGATGGTATAATTCTTGCAATAAAGGGTGTGGTGCATCGACTTTTGGCTGTGTCTGCACGACAACAAATGATAACTACCTTAGATGATAAAAGGACCAATACCTTTCCATCAAAAAATGAAAGTAAAATATCTGATTCATCGAAAAATGAAATTCAAGAATTTGACACTAAAACCGAAATTGGAAATGGTTTATATTCACACATTCAGACAAGTCAGTTAAATGGTGTGAACGATACAACTCATGCTATATTCAACATTGATGATTTAGCTGTGCCATATGATGATCTAGGCTGGTTCTCTAAAGTGGTGGAAAATGGAATGAATTTGTCCTTTTCTGCTGCCATAATAATAGTTGTTATGTTTATGGCTTCACAGGTTCTAGTTGGGGCTTTTTATATTATTAATGAAATCTGTTTTGTTTGCAAGTTATTAGGTTATGCCAATGTGGCAAGTATTTCTTAG
- the LOC123771980 gene encoding uncharacterized protein isoform X2: MAVVLVSATKATMMVNADTVDWSPRASVRQTQPIPPPARPTLHDTFHKMDKMSLNQLVIFSDIIKPYSCCCIKPGDVCQIEIPKVPFYKILNVTCGHLDIYCCMKCKEDPDQENSPINRYQNMTTAEELKSFLDTMTDILRHQENKILVGNTTANGKDLQEEGSHCLCDHSSQHAKKDVTVNEEKEEISIITGHVITKRTHNFEDGIILAIKGVVHRLLAVSARQQMITTLDDKRTNTFPSKNESKISDSSKNEIQEFDTKTEIGNGLYSHIQTSQLNGVNDTTHAIFNIDDLAVPYDDLGWFSKVVENGMNLSFSAAIIIVVMFMASQVLVGAFYIINEICFVCKLLGYANVASIS; the protein is encoded by the exons ATGGCTGTGGTGTTAGTGAGTGCCACGAAAGCCACAATGATGGTAAATGCAGACACAGTTGACTGGAGCCCCAGAGCGTCAGTAAGGCAGActcaaccaataccaccaccagcaaggCCAACACTGCACGACACATTTCACAA GATGGACAAAATGTCGTTGAATCAGCTGGTAATTTTTTCTGATATCATAAAGCCTTATTCCTGCTGCTGTATTAAACCAGGAGATGTGTGCCAGATAGAGATTCCAAAAGTTCCATTCTACAAG ATTCTAAATGTAACCTGCGGTCACCTGGATATCTACTGCTGCATGAAATGCAAGGAAGACCCAGACCAGGAAAATTCACCCATCAATAGGTACCAGAACATGACCACTGCAGAAGAACTTAAAAGTTTCTTAGACACCATGACTGATATTTTGAGGCATCAGGAAAACAAGATATTGGTGGGAAATACTACTGCAAATGGCAAAGATTTACAAGAG GAAGGGTCTCATTGCCTGTGTGATCACAGTTCTCAACATGCTAAAAAAGATGTCACAGTTAATGAAGAAAAAGAAGAGATTAGTATAATAACTGGTCATGTTATCACAAAGCGAACTCACAACTTCGAAGATGGTATAATTCTTGCAATAAAGGGTGTGGTGCATCGACTTTTGGCTGTGTCTGCACGACAACAAATGATAACTACCTTAGATGATAAAAGGACCAATACCTTTCCATCAAAAAATGAAAGTAAAATATCTGATTCATCGAAAAATGAAATTCAAGAATTTGACACTAAAACCGAAATTGGAAATGGTTTATATTCACACATTCAGACAAGTCAGTTAAATGGTGTGAACGATACAACTCATGCTATATTCAACATTGATGATTTAGCTGTGCCATATGATGATCTAGGCTGGTTCTCTAAAGTGGTGGAAAATGGAATGAATTTGTCCTTTTCTGCTGCCATAATAATAGTTGTTATGTTTATGGCTTCACAGGTTCTAGTTGGGGCTTTTTATATTATTAATGAAATCTGTTTTGTTTGCAAGTTATTAGGTTATGCCAATGTGGCAAGTATTTCTTAG